The following proteins are encoded in a genomic region of Patescibacteria group bacterium:
- a CDS encoding YifB family Mg chelatase-like AAA ATPase encodes MSSKIFSGAVVGLETQIIEVESDISYGLRSFEIVGLPDKAVEESKERIKSAIKSCGLRPPFLKPERILINLAPADLKKEGSLYDLPIAIAYLVKSKQINANCEGKMFAGELSLDGTLRPIKGALAFALKANEADFPEIILPIENMKEATLCQINTNKNNLRIIGVDSLQAAINYLEGKIIIEPAILDMNEVVKNNDYRIGLDWVKGQNHAKRALIIAAAGGHNLLLVGPPGGGKSLLAKSLPSILPDLSAEEMLELTKIYSISGLLSKEEPIVTKRPFRAAHHTASKVSIIGGGTPIRPGEITLAHRGILFLDEFPEFNKDVLEALRQPLEDGTITVMRAVQRITFPCHFSLIAAANPCPCGHLNDPNNPCSCTPSQIAKYKRKLSGPIIDRIDMVVELPQVEFEKLTAPDSNQETIEARGEIEKARKIQNERFQESKMITNSEMEVPEIKKHCQINSSSNNILRSYVNSGKLSARGYHRVLKIARTIADLAGTDEILLENLHEALMYRLADISH; translated from the coding sequence ATGTCTTCCAAAATATTCTCCGGAGCTGTTGTCGGTCTGGAAACTCAAATTATTGAAGTGGAATCAGATATCTCCTATGGATTAAGGAGTTTTGAGATTGTGGGCTTGCCCGACAAAGCGGTAGAGGAATCAAAAGAAAGAATAAAATCAGCCATAAAGTCATGCGGTCTTCGTCCGCCTTTTTTAAAGCCAGAAAGAATCTTGATTAACTTAGCGCCTGCTGATTTGAAAAAAGAAGGTTCGCTTTATGATTTACCCATTGCCATTGCTTATCTTGTAAAAAGCAAACAAATCAATGCAAATTGTGAAGGAAAGATGTTTGCCGGAGAATTATCATTAGATGGAACTCTGCGTCCCATAAAGGGAGCTCTTGCTTTTGCTCTTAAAGCCAACGAAGCAGATTTTCCTGAAATAATCCTGCCAATTGAAAATATGAAAGAAGCAACTCTGTGCCAAATCAATACCAATAAAAATAATTTAAGGATAATCGGAGTTGATTCTTTGCAAGCTGCGATAAATTATCTAGAAGGAAAAATAATCATTGAGCCAGCGATACTGGATATGAACGAGGTTGTTAAAAATAATGATTACAGGATTGGATTGGATTGGGTAAAAGGACAAAACCATGCTAAAAGAGCTTTAATAATCGCTGCTGCCGGGGGCCACAATCTCTTACTTGTCGGGCCACCGGGCGGAGGAAAAAGCTTATTGGCAAAGTCCTTGCCTTCAATCTTGCCAGACTTATCAGCGGAAGAAATGCTTGAACTCACCAAAATCTACAGCATTTCCGGACTGCTTTCAAAAGAAGAACCGATTGTAACAAAGAGGCCTTTTCGCGCAGCCCACCACACTGCTTCCAAGGTTTCAATAATAGGGGGTGGCACTCCGATTCGGCCTGGCGAGATTACTCTTGCCCACAGAGGAATTTTATTCTTAGACGAATTCCCGGAATTCAATAAAGATGTGCTGGAAGCGCTTAGGCAACCATTGGAAGACGGGACTATAACTGTAATGCGGGCAGTTCAAAGAATCACATTTCCTTGCCATTTCAGTTTGATTGCTGCTGCCAATCCATGCCCTTGCGGACACTTAAACGACCCGAACAATCCGTGCTCATGCACTCCCTCGCAAATAGCAAAATACAAACGCAAACTCTCGGGTCCGATAATTGACAGAATTGACATGGTGGTTGAATTGCCCCAAGTAGAGTTTGAAAAACTGACAGCTCCTGACAGCAATCAGGAAACAATTGAAGCAAGGGGAGAAATAGAAAAAGCAAGAAAGATTCAGAACGAGCGATTTCAAGAGAGTAAGATGATAACTAACAGCGAAATGGAGGTGCCGGAAATAAAAAAGCACTGCCAGATAAATTCATCATCAAACAATATCTTGAGGAGCTATGTTAACTCTGGCAAACTCTCTGCCCGCGGTTATCATCGGGTATTAAAAATAGCCCGCACTATTGCGGACTTAGCAGGAACAGATGAGATTTTGCTTGAGAATCTACACGAGGCATTAATGTATCGCCTCGCTGATATTTCTCACTAA
- the rsmA gene encoding ribosomal RNA small subunit methyltransferase A, giving the protein MDLCSKQTIKSLLKNSNIFPSKKLGQNFLIDQGIIEKIIESADLNNQDIVLEIGPGLGCLTQALGQKAKKVIAIEKDRRMIEILKNNLKEFKNVRIVLGDILNIQNSKFKIQNSYKVAANLPYNIALPVIRKFIEATNPPELMILMIQKEVAQKICGEKSCLPKIAVELFAKSEILFFVPKESFFPAPKVDGAVIKVSEIQKNIPNVNMELLFRIVKAGFSHPRKTILNNLSKKLNISRNDTAKWLEKTNIPCEKRPQDINLKEWIKLVDGFDF; this is encoded by the coding sequence ATGGATTTGTGCTCAAAACAAACAATCAAGTCCTTATTGAAAAATAGCAATATTTTTCCATCCAAAAAATTGGGACAGAATTTTTTAATTGACCAAGGGATTATTGAAAAAATAATCGAATCAGCTGATTTAAATAATCAAGACATAGTATTGGAAATAGGGCCAGGGCTTGGCTGTCTTACTCAAGCATTGGGGCAAAAAGCAAAAAAAGTGATTGCAATTGAAAAAGATAGACGGATGATAGAAATATTGAAAAATAATCTCAAGGAGTTCAAAAATGTAAGGATTGTTTTGGGAGATATTCTTAATATTCAAAATTCAAAATTCAAAATTCAAAATTCGTATAAGGTTGCGGCGAACTTGCCATATAATATTGCCTTGCCTGTAATCAGAAAATTCATAGAAGCGACAAATCCTCCTGAATTAATGATTTTAATGATTCAAAAAGAAGTAGCGCAGAAAATATGCGGAGAAAAATCATGCCTACCAAAAATCGCTGTTGAACTGTTCGCTAAATCCGAAATATTATTTTTTGTTCCAAAAGAATCTTTCTTTCCAGCCCCCAAAGTTGATGGCGCAGTGATTAAAGTTTCTGAAATACAAAAAAATATCCCAAATGTTAATATGGAATTGCTTTTCAGAATTGTAAAAGCTGGATTTTCTCATCCCAGAAAAACAATTTTAAATAATCTGTCAAAAAAATTAAATATATCCAGGAACGATACAGCCAAATGGCTGGAAAAGACAAATATTCCCTGTGAAAAAAGGCCTCAAGACATTAATTTAAAAGAGTGGATAAAGCTTGTTGATGGTTTTGATTTTTAA
- a CDS encoding PrgI family protein, with amino-acid sequence MEYPLPQFLSIKPKVAGPFNLAQLLWIVGGALVSIIFYFTAPLMTFVLIGIPIMIVAFILAFGKRKGFPIPTIIVRSFSFIFASKRYLWKKIDTPAIMLPKATKAKPVEPKDDKAISLKISGQSRLKEIGRLIEIHSK; translated from the coding sequence ATGGAGTATCCCTTACCACAATTTTTATCAATAAAACCAAAGGTTGCCGGGCCGTTTAATCTGGCGCAATTACTTTGGATTGTTGGCGGAGCATTAGTATCAATAATTTTCTATTTCACTGCTCCTCTTATGACTTTTGTTTTAATCGGCATTCCGATTATGATTGTTGCTTTTATTTTGGCTTTTGGCAAAAGAAAGGGCTTCCCAATTCCAACAATAATAGTCCGTTCTTTTTCGTTCATTTTTGCCAGCAAAAGATATCTTTGGAAAAAAATTGACACTCCAGCGATTATGCTTCCAAAAGCAACCAAGGCAAAACCCGTAGAACCAAAAGACGACAAAGCAATTAGTTTAAAAATTTCCGGGCAGAGCCGTTTAAAAGAAATCGGACGATTAATTGAAATCCATTCCAAGTAA
- a CDS encoding N-acetylmuramoyl-L-alanine amidase produces MIHTVHRGLSQNTKHNGVAPHYLIARNGDIYQLVTDKAVAYHAGNSKMPDGRTNVNNFSIGVELIYAKNDTPTEVQYDSLSKLVDYLVDKYKIPLKNIVGHEDISPANRQDDPANFDWNKIS; encoded by the coding sequence GTGATCCATACAGTACATCGGGGGTTATCGCAGAATACAAAACATAACGGGGTAGCTCCGCACTATTTAATTGCCCGTAATGGGGACATATACCAACTAGTCACCGATAAGGCCGTCGCATATCATGCAGGAAACAGTAAAATGCCTGATGGGAGAACTAACGTAAATAATTTTTCTATCGGCGTTGAGTTGATATACGCTAAAAATGATACGCCAACGGAAGTCCAATATGATTCCCTGTCTAAATTGGTTGATTATTTGGTTGATAAATACAAGATTCCATTAAAAAATATCGTCGGGCACGAAGACATATCTCCTGCCAATAGACAAGACGATCCTGCTAATTTTGATTGGAACAAAATTTCATAA
- a CDS encoding M23 family metallopeptidase — MPKAIPTIRKNLKFPLWLKKYTKPCFFLFLFLIVILIANAGNKDFSVIIPSISNQDNSSQSSCSTLCQGEEKKHYPDLFSIQDNSLLAISASTVLDYKALASLGTGGGTSHDETGVEEYVIQKGDTIKSIAQQFDISAETILWANNLTTKSTLTVGKTLIILPVTGAMHITQNGDTISEIARDYKASKDTIIVFNNLSENGAIVVGDILIIPGGTRPAPKIYSAPTTTAIPNSYFIVPVPSPWKITQGLHWYNAVDFATGECDSPIFAAAQGEIQRTGWDTRAGRYVRILHPNGVVTFYGHMSKIAVSAGQKVSQGQIIGYIGYSGHTIPAGPGGCHLHFDVRGGKNPFAK, encoded by the coding sequence TTGCCAAAAGCTATTCCTACGATCAGAAAAAATTTAAAATTCCCCCTTTGGCTTAAGAAATACACTAAGCCCTGTTTTTTCTTATTCTTGTTTCTTATAGTAATCCTTATTGCTAATGCAGGCAATAAGGATTTTTCTGTTATTATTCCAAGTATTTCAAATCAAGACAACTCCTCGCAATCCTCTTGTTCCACTCTTTGCCAAGGAGAGGAGAAAAAACACTATCCTGATTTATTCTCTATCCAAGATAACAGCTTATTGGCTATTTCTGCTTCCACTGTTTTGGATTACAAGGCATTAGCATCATTAGGAACAGGCGGCGGCACGAGCCATGACGAAACAGGGGTTGAAGAATATGTTATTCAGAAAGGCGATACAATAAAGAGCATTGCCCAACAATTTGATATTAGCGCAGAAACAATACTTTGGGCAAATAATTTAACCACAAAGTCAACTCTCACTGTGGGTAAAACATTGATTATTCTGCCTGTAACAGGCGCTATGCATATTACGCAGAATGGTGACACGATAAGCGAGATAGCAAGGGATTACAAGGCGTCAAAAGACACTATTATTGTGTTTAACAATTTATCAGAAAATGGGGCAATTGTGGTTGGAGACATTTTGATTATTCCGGGGGGAACAAGGCCAGCGCCGAAAATATATTCAGCCCCAACAACTACGGCTATACCAAATTCATACTTTATTGTTCCAGTTCCTTCTCCGTGGAAGATTACTCAAGGACTCCACTGGTATAATGCAGTTGATTTTGCAACAGGCGAATGCGACTCCCCTATTTTCGCTGCTGCGCAAGGAGAAATCCAGAGAACTGGATGGGACACAAGAGCAGGCAGATATGTAAGAATTTTACATCCTAATGGAGTAGTTACCTTTTATGGACATATGTCAAAGATTGCTGTTTCCGCTGGGCAGAAAGTTTCTCAAGGCCAGATAATCGGATATATTGGTTATTCGGGACACACTATTCCTGCTGGTCCAGGAGGATGTCATCTTCATTTTGATGTAAGGGGAGGCAAAAACCCTTTTGCGAAATAA
- a CDS encoding TraR/DksA C4-type zinc finger protein, with protein sequence MKKEFIEKQRVRLEENKKALQKELSLFAEKDEKIKGNWKSSFPDFDSSETGGGKLEIAQDEVEEYLNRLPVEHSMEIKLQNIDLALAKVKKGTYAKCNKCGKRISMDRLEACPEAQFCVDCKGKA encoded by the coding sequence ATGAAAAAAGAGTTTATAGAAAAGCAAAGGGTGCGGTTAGAAGAAAACAAAAAAGCTCTCCAAAAGGAGCTAAGTCTTTTTGCTGAAAAAGATGAAAAAATAAAAGGCAACTGGAAGTCCTCTTTTCCTGATTTTGACAGTTCTGAAACCGGAGGAGGAAAACTGGAAATAGCCCAAGATGAAGTGGAGGAATATTTGAACCGTCTTCCAGTGGAGCATTCTATGGAAATCAAACTTCAAAACATAGATTTAGCGTTGGCAAAAGTAAAGAAAGGCACTTACGCAAAATGCAATAAATGCGGAAAAAGAATTTCCATGGACCGGCTTGAGGCCTGCCCAGAAGCGCAATTTTGCGTGGACTGCAAAGGCAAGGCGTAA
- a CDS encoding DUF3800 domain-containing protein, whose amino-acid sequence MSTNIRNYIFVDESGDPGKIHKIDSSGNKIYTGASLFYILSAVCLNSRELFLLENKILEIKNKHGFRNEIKSTIIPLILYKDLLKMINKLDIKIFYRLIDKRKYKGTFAVKGDKRLHNVFDEYNLAKLVCFAVKKCDMTGVEVVIDRTDRRLLDGNFENFNDYLKGKINTKTIERIKHVTHVNSEYVNAMQLSDLVSGAIKDSFTKKNPYLKKIMEKRLLKKIY is encoded by the coding sequence ATGTCTACTAATATAAGAAATTATATATTCGTTGACGAATCAGGAGACCCAGGCAAGATTCATAAGATTGATTCCTCTGGGAATAAAATTTATACTGGCGCGAGTTTATTTTATATTCTCTCCGCAGTTTGTTTGAATTCAAGAGAATTATTTTTGCTAGAAAATAAGATTTTAGAAATTAAAAATAAACATGGATTTAGGAACGAAATAAAAAGCACCATTATTCCTTTAATTCTATACAAAGACCTCCTTAAAATGATTAACAAATTAGATATAAAAATATTTTATAGATTAATAGATAAAAGGAAATATAAGGGAACATTTGCCGTTAAGGGTGATAAAAGGCTACACAATGTCTTTGATGAATATAATCTTGCAAAATTAGTCTGTTTTGCTGTTAAGAAGTGTGATATGACCGGAGTAGAAGTAGTTATAGATAGAACCGACAGAAGGCTACTGGATGGTAACTTCGAGAATTTCAATGATTATCTCAAGGGCAAAATAAATACTAAAACAATCGAAAGGATAAAACATGTCACTCATGTTAATTCGGAATATGTAAATGCAATGCAGTTATCTGATTTAGTTAGTGGTGCAATAAAAGATAGTTTTACCAAAAAGAATCCATATCTTAAAAAGATAATGGAAAAAAGGTTGTTGAAAAAGATATATTAG
- a CDS encoding helix-turn-helix domain-containing protein, protein MTKLTNYEKHFRAKMKDKNFNKGYKQECHRLEVAYKIVQLRAKKHLSQQGLAKKIGTTQSVIARMEAGRQNFTTDNLQRIASVFNKRIKIEFVS, encoded by the coding sequence ATGACTAAATTAACTAATTACGAAAAACATTTTAGGGCCAAGATGAAAGATAAGAATTTCAACAAGGGATATAAACAAGAATGTCATCGTCTTGAAGTTGCTTATAAGATTGTCCAATTGAGAGCGAAGAAACACTTATCACAACAGGGATTAGCTAAAAAGATTGGCACAACTCAAAGCGTTATTGCTAGAATGGAAGCAGGGCGGCAGAATTTTACTACTGATAATCTTCAGAGAATTGCCTCAGTATTTAACAAAAGGATTAAAATAGAATTTGTTAGCTAA
- a CDS encoding type II toxin-antitoxin system RelE/ParE family toxin, whose amino-acid sequence MTYLGDHRIYYYIDSKGKEVVKEYIDKLSKKEQVKVFTYLELLKDKKGYLDEPYSKHIKGKIRELRVGFSKNHHRIFYFTFVSKKIILLHAFLKKTSKTPKKEIIKAEKNYRDFLINNNKYD is encoded by the coding sequence ATGACATATTTAGGGGACCATAGGATCTATTACTATATTGATTCTAAAGGAAAGGAAGTCGTGAAAGAATACATTGATAAACTGTCTAAAAAAGAACAGGTAAAAGTTTTTACATATTTAGAATTATTAAAAGATAAGAAGGGATATTTGGATGAACCGTATTCAAAACACATTAAAGGGAAAATTAGAGAGTTGAGAGTTGGTTTTTCCAAAAATCATCATAGAATATTTTATTTTACATTTGTTAGCAAAAAAATTATTCTTTTACACGCGTTTTTAAAGAAAACAAGCAAAACACCAAAAAAAGAAATTATTAAAGCCGAAAAAAATTATAGAGATTTTTTAATAAATAATAATAAATATGACTAA
- a CDS encoding pilin, with the protein MTNNTKKFILFMGSILLAVFLLTIVHFSRVSAADLENIYPDVPGAITPTTTETPLPVLLKYIYNLSIILAGFIAFVVMVWGGVKYILAGPRPGKLADAKEQITLGLVGMMLIFASYMIVNTINPDFTKLITILPITFTDTFIPSSDNPSSMDVGLYEIPIGSIITSEFGASSFLATTSPDIDYANTEWPPTITSTSTYDTDFQGALFGARLRRIHEVASTTVPVAKKLHDLSNGLHDLINKCTCMFGCHGNILLICAVSTDCGCDTGYLCSDDTKDKMEKRIGEIESLKDAFKAFLNPNSLVEDYYNNNQSDIDGLDDDEIKDLIQMMIEVENKGGYSPKNDPHERDIGRNLLEMTAFINEMNKMKRMLNPYDQDVGYLSLLTFAEATTLEANMDVSSTIYNYFAALPAGLEKIDEKNDPATFYSAATLPFPYGMPDDRPYNQDAPEPDFLPYYPGERKMSYQKNIAFAAVPFVPPNVQFDFDTPPSTGGTCNYILEIPIGRALDEAINLAQAINKELFNIFVKGHIEIIGANMLIKAAEKFIDLKCVDACIKPTCVGEPPLALCVPPFLCMPTLETIFLNAQSDIAIFLIELTTIPGMNIAIDDIETSFKKLDSQEPILIDRVCKDEKGNCRKRNGTINNSKVEEREYTLKEKLMEVQLLLNRSRELVGQDKEKSVYEILLEDYIALGFGKYYEDLLKYIRRIDAIERTDLQDCHIISGTIKKIEGENYSTSLMNCRDAKLLDLIDFYNEDICSPNPYLDANYYLKPEARKLRPISCYCYDEDADKKYYNKKDFPELYQSISIIVPSFMADIEDLDTDALHDLAQQWQNARIDLNHFSGFGNNYFCCIKNYEE; encoded by the coding sequence ATGACGAATAACACGAAAAAATTTATTCTGTTTATGGGGTCAATCTTATTGGCTGTTTTTTTGTTAACAATAGTCCATTTTTCAAGAGTAAGCGCTGCTGATTTGGAAAACATATACCCAGATGTTCCTGGAGCAATAACGCCAACAACCACTGAAACGCCTCTGCCTGTATTATTAAAATATATTTATAATCTTTCTATTATCTTGGCCGGCTTTATAGCATTTGTAGTCATGGTTTGGGGAGGTGTGAAATATATTTTAGCTGGACCAAGGCCAGGAAAATTGGCAGACGCCAAGGAACAAATCACGCTCGGATTAGTAGGCATGATGCTGATTTTCGCTTCATATATGATAGTAAACACCATAAATCCTGACTTTACTAAATTAATAACAATTCTGCCCATTACTTTTACCGATACCTTTATCCCATCAAGCGATAATCCAAGTTCAATGGATGTCGGACTTTACGAGATTCCTATCGGCTCAATCATCACCTCTGAATTCGGAGCTTCCTCTTTTTTGGCAACCACTAGTCCAGATATTGACTACGCTAATACCGAATGGCCGCCTACAATCACAAGCACTAGCACCTATGATACTGATTTTCAGGGCGCTCTTTTCGGAGCGCGCCTAAGGCGAATACACGAAGTTGCCAGCACCACTGTGCCAGTGGCAAAAAAATTACACGATTTGAGCAACGGGCTCCATGATTTAATAAATAAATGCACTTGCATGTTCGGATGTCATGGGAATATCCTATTAATATGCGCCGTATCTACAGATTGCGGATGCGACACAGGATATTTGTGCAGTGATGACACAAAAGACAAAATGGAAAAAAGAATAGGGGAAATCGAATCCTTAAAAGACGCTTTTAAGGCCTTCTTAAATCCCAATTCCCTTGTAGAGGATTATTATAACAATAATCAATCAGATATTGACGGCTTGGATGATGATGAAATAAAAGACCTTATCCAGATGATGATAGAGGTAGAGAATAAGGGCGGTTATAGTCCGAAAAACGACCCGCATGAAAGAGATATTGGGAGAAATCTGCTTGAAATGACTGCTTTTATAAATGAAATGAATAAGATGAAAAGAATGCTCAACCCCTATGACCAGGATGTGGGCTATTTAAGCTTGCTTACATTCGCCGAAGCCACCACGCTGGAAGCCAATATGGATGTAAGCTCCACTATTTATAATTATTTCGCCGCCCTTCCAGCTGGGCTGGAAAAAATTGACGAAAAAAACGACCCTGCCACTTTTTATTCAGCAGCCACTCTTCCTTTTCCATATGGGATGCCAGACGATAGACCGTATAATCAAGATGCTCCGGAACCCGATTTTCTGCCTTATTATCCAGGAGAAAGAAAAATGTCCTATCAAAAAAACATTGCTTTCGCAGCCGTACCATTCGTTCCCCCAAATGTGCAATTTGATTTTGACACCCCTCCAAGCACGGGCGGAACCTGTAATTATATATTGGAAATCCCTATCGGCAGAGCATTAGATGAGGCAATCAATCTCGCCCAAGCAATCAATAAAGAATTATTTAATATATTCGTCAAAGGACATATAGAAATAATCGGCGCCAATATGCTGATAAAAGCAGCAGAAAAATTCATTGACCTGAAATGCGTCGATGCCTGCATCAAGCCAACATGTGTCGGCGAACCACCTCTCGCATTATGCGTTCCACCATTCCTCTGTATGCCGACTCTCGAAACAATATTCTTGAATGCTCAAAGTGATATTGCCATATTCCTTATTGAATTAACAACTATCCCGGGTATGAACATTGCCATAGATGATATTGAAACTTCATTCAAAAAATTGGACTCCCAGGAACCGATTTTGATAGACCGCGTGTGTAAAGACGAAAAAGGAAATTGTCGAAAAAGGAACGGAACAATTAATAATAGTAAAGTAGAAGAAAGGGAATATACTTTAAAAGAAAAATTAATGGAGGTTCAACTTCTGCTTAATAGGTCTAGGGAGCTCGTCGGCCAGGACAAAGAAAAAAGCGTTTACGAAATCTTGTTAGAGGATTACATTGCCCTCGGTTTTGGCAAATATTATGAAGATTTGTTAAAATATATAAGGAGGATTGACGCTATTGAAAGAACCGACCTTCAGGACTGCCACATAATATCCGGAACCATCAAGAAAATAGAGGGAGAGAATTACAGCACATCATTGATGAATTGCCGAGATGCCAAGCTCCTGGACTTGATAGATTTCTATAATGAAGACATTTGCAGTCCTAATCCTTATCTTGACGCCAATTATTATTTAAAACCCGAAGCCCGCAAGTTAAGGCCTATCAGTTGTTATTGCTATGACGAGGATGCTGACAAAAAATACTATAATAAAAAGGATTTCCCTGAACTCTACCAAAGTATAAGCATTATTGTTCCCAGTTTTATGGCTGATATAGAAGATTTAGACACTGATGCCCTGCATGATTTGGCGCAACAATGGCAAAATGCCCGTATAGACCTCAATCATTTCTCCGGATTCGGCAATAATTATTTTTGCTGTATTAAAAATTATGAAGAATAA